The nucleotide sequence AAGCAAAAAACATTCTATCGTTTGGGGATGAAGAGGTTGAAATCAATTTTGGTTCTTTCAATACAATAGCAGGGCCAAATAATTCTGGCAAGACAAATCTACTAAGAGCACTGCAACTCATAGGAAATGCCTTTGACTATAGGAATCCAGCCTGGGAAGGCATCTTTTTCAAAGGAGATAAAGAAAAGCCCTTCCGTCTGGAGGTAGGCGTAGAGCTTGATGATGATGAACTGGAATTCTTAGCAACAGTAATCATATGTTTTGAGATGCAACAAATTGAAAGAAGAAGCAGCGATACTATAGGAATTACAGAAAACAAGCACTGGAAAGATATTCTATTGAAATATGGCAAACCTATTTTACTGAAAACGTTCAAGCGACTCTCATTTGTTGTACGCACAGATCAATTGAGCATCGATCAACCCGAAAAAGAGATACAGTTTTTGAATCAGAATGAGCTATTTGTTATTGAAAGGGATTTCAGGATTTCAAGAATAAACCAAGATTTATCAGGTGGGTATAATAACCGAATTTTTACAAAACTTCTTCTTGAGAGTCTTGAGGAAAAGGGAAAAAATACAGAAGAGAAAATAGCGTTTCTTTCAAATAAAGAGCGTTTATTCAGAGAAAGTCCTACGCTATCAGAGCTACTTAAAGAAGGCATGGACAGTTCACCACCTGATATTCTCAGCTTTGGCGGGATTACCTTGTGGGAATGCCGAAACTCCCTTCAAACTGAACCAAGTTTAAGCAAACTTTACTCGTCAGGCAAACAGGAAGAGGAATAAAAGAGCAAAGGATTTCGCTTTGGGACAGCCTTAGAGAAATGTACCAAACATCATTTGTGAAATTGAGCGAACTAAGAGTCTTCCAGTCAAGCGATTCATCAGGTGAACAAGAAAGACCAAAATTACCCGTTTCAGGAAGTAATTTAGCGATAAAGCTTTTCAGATTAATGACATCAAGCAATCGAAAAGATAGGCAGAAATTCAATCAGATCAAAAATAACTTTCAAGATTTTACAGATGGCGCAGAATTTGAAGTTGTTATTAGAACAAAAAACAGTGAGAATGTTGAAACAAGATTCGGAGTGTTGCAGTCCAGTGAGGATTCAAGCCCTGCTGAACAGTTTTTACCTGCCGGTGTTTACTCAGAACCAGTGACGCACTCAGCAACTGAAGCGTGCATCCAAATAATCGCCGATGATTACCCCATAGGTATTGAACAGACTGCAAGCGGTATTCAAGAAATACTCTCATTACTAACGACCATAATTGGAGAAAACAGAAAAGTATTGCTACTTGATGAACCTGAACTTCATTTACACCCCACAATGCAAAAAAGGATATACAATTTACTTTTAGAATCAATAGGCAAGGAAGAAAATCAAATAGTGTTGGTTACACATTCTCCATATTTAACTTCTGCAGAGAAGATAGACAGCACTTGGCGTTTTTCGAGCACATCTGATGGTACTAAAGTACATAACATTCAAGAAGTGCTTTCAAGCCTACATGATAGAGAACAGAAAAAACTTGAGATATCCTTGTATAGCCCAGATGTAAGAGCCATTCTTTTTTCGCAAGGCGTGATTTTTGTTGAAGGTGTATCCGACAAGATAGTTGTCGAACAAGTTGACAGGCATCTTTCGGCAAAGGGAAAAGGTGCGAACATTGACGAGAACGAGTGGCCAATCATAAGTATGAACACCAAACATAATCTACCAGCATATATGCTGCTAAGTCAAAAACTGGATGTGCCCAGTGTAGCGGTTCTTGATTATGACGCGCTTATGCATGTAGAAAAAACAAAAATAAGAACAAAAGAATTCGAAGAAAGCACGTCCACTGTAATGTATACTCTATGGCATACAGGTAAACTAACAAACCCTGAGAGCTACAAAGGCTTTTCATCAAAAATCGGCGATAACGGGTGTTATTCTGAAGCTTACCATGAAGAATTCAAAGAATTAGCAAACAAAAACGGAATTTTCGTATTTCCAAAAGATTTAGAAGGCGTAATGCAATATCATGCCACAAATAGAAAGAGTAAACCATTGAAAGCACTAGAAAAAGCAATAGAGTTTATCAAATCCGACGAAATTCCCACAGAATTCATAGAGATGTGTAGTTTCATCAAAGAAAACATGAAAGCAACAGAGAAGAAACAACAACAATGATACCACTAGTGGAATAGCCAGGGGTGGGTTTGTTGCATGAGTTGGGTTATAGTTTGGGGTGGGATGATGCCTTGTTCGGTTATGAGTGCGGAGATGAGGTAATTCTGGGTTAGGTCGAATGCGGGGTTTTGGATGTTGAGGTTTTTGGGGGGGTCTGTCCAGATTTCGTTTGGGTTGCGGTATTCGATTTTTTCGGTTTCGCCCTGTAGGGTTTGGGGGTCGTATTTGAGCAGTTCGGTGACGGAGTAGAGGGGTTTTTTGGCTTCGCGGGCTATGAGGGCTATGGCGGCGGTTCCGATTTTGTTTATGATGTTGCCTTCGCTGGTTATGGCGTCGGCGCCTACGAGGACGAGGTCGGCT is from Candidatus Bathyarchaeota archaeon and encodes:
- a CDS encoding AAA family ATPase, encoding MKLRYLKAKNILSFGDEEVEINFGSFNTIAGPNNSGKTNLLRALQLIGNAFDYRNPAWEGIFFKGDKEKPFRLEVGVELDDDELEFLATVIICFEMQQIERRSSDTIGITENKHWKDILLKYGKPILLKTFKRLSFVVRTDQLSIDQPEKEIQFLNQNELFVIERDFRISRINQDLSGGYNNRIFTKLLLESLEEKGKNTEEKIAFLSNKERLFRESPTLSELLKEGMDSSPPDILSFGGITLWECRNSLQTEPSLSKLYSSGKQEEE
- a CDS encoding AAA family ATPase; this encodes MSELRVFQSSDSSGEQERPKLPVSGSNLAIKLFRLMTSSNRKDRQKFNQIKNNFQDFTDGAEFEVVIRTKNSENVETRFGVLQSSEDSSPAEQFLPAGVYSEPVTHSATEACIQIIADDYPIGIEQTASGIQEILSLLTTIIGENRKVLLLDEPELHLHPTMQKRIYNLLLESIGKEENQIVLVTHSPYLTSAEKIDSTWRFSSTSDGTKVHNIQEVLSSLHDREQKKLEISLYSPDVRAILFSQGVIFVEGVSDKIVVEQVDRHLSAKGKGANIDENEWPIISMNTKHNLPAYMLLSQKLDVPSVAVLDYDALMHVEKTKIRTKEFEESTSTVMYTLWHTGKLTNPESYKGFSSKIGDNGCYSEAYHEEFKELANKNGIFVFPKDLEGVMQYHATNRKSKPLKALEKAIEFIKSDEIPTEFIEMCSFIKENMKATEKKQQQ